A region from the Lolium perenne isolate Kyuss_39 chromosome 4, Kyuss_2.0, whole genome shotgun sequence genome encodes:
- the LOC127292003 gene encoding uncharacterized protein isoform X2, producing MASSVPDNVLVMPHDVASYGESIGPVDYGCVRRYRHRRLLTFLWLHGFRDALRGLLNETDALMSVEHLSRLVQQGLWDDAVTYVSRFLRPVTHPQSDEAQVLIHFLRHHRAFAGMVAGQKNRDIKYFNYKYNSRYLKHDDSVSHDALRLRSIVLSLLHSERVRASLDWDRVRHKASLIVQDLAYKAPELKDLALFPAGSMMPHDVLPIGFRYRRRRYVKEQDLPGSKTLTKIFLKIKKRLPSSTRSHELNTGLTDKTRKWLVDILDESLQAGSLELQSSGKEGVPGATVSHTMLNTLTNLTRNSVAGTPSLANADAHVAPVLQTMSGTLTVPAKISGISSVKNSVSQSVNLTSHAENSGISAVINAGMSKLLSSENSNLRKRPRTEEIIFEQDPHPKSQRTSGPFSEACLVSMTEAGAGAGAGTHGSISLEGPQHELEHA from the exons ATGGCGAGCTCCGTCCCCGATAACGTTTTGGTCATGCCACATGACGTGGCCTCCTACGGCGAGTCCATTGGCCCCGTCGACTACGGCTGCGTGCGGCGGTACCGCCACCGCCGGCTCCTCACCTTCCTCTGGCTCCACGGCTTCCGCGACGCTCTCCGAGG GCTGCTCAACGAGACGGACGCGCTCATGAGCGTCGAGCACCTGTCGCGCCTCGTGCAGCAGGGCCTGTGGGACGACGCCGTCACCTACGTTTCCCGCTTCCTGCGACCCGTCACGCACCCGCAGAGCGACGAGGCCCAGGTGCTCATCCACTTCCTCAGGCACCACAGGGCCttcgccggcatggtcgccggaCAGAAAAACCGCGATATCAAGTACTTCAACTACAAGTACAACTCACGGTACCTCAAGCATGACGACTCCGTCTCCCACGACGCCCTCAGGCTCCGTTCCATCGTCCTCTCCCTGCTCCACTCCGAACGAGTCAG GGCCTCACTGGACTGGGACCGCGTTCGTCACAAGGCCTCTCTCATCGTCCAAGACTTGGCTTACAAGGCTCCTGAGCTGAAAGACCTGGCCCTGTTCCCGGCCGGATCAATGATGCCACACGATGTACTTCCCATCGGATTCAG ATACCGTCGGAGGCGCTACGTCAAGGAACAAGACCTGCCAGGATCTAAAACTCTGACCAAGATCTTCCTTAAGATCAAGAAGAG GCTACCATCGTCAACTCGCAGTCATGAGTTAAACACTG GATTGACAGACAAGACAAGGAAGTGGCTGGTAGATATTCTTG ATGAAAGTTTACAAGCTGGTAGTCTGGAACTTCAGTCAAGTGGGAAGGAAG GTGTTCCTGGTGCTACAGTCTCGCACACCATGTTGAATACCTTGACAAATCTTACTAGAAACTCTGTGGCTGGGACCCCTTCACTGGCAAATGCAG ATGCTCATGTTGCTCCAGTTTTGCAGACTATGTCTGGTACATTGACAGTTCCTGCTAAAATATCCGGTATCTCATCTGTGAAAAATTCAG TCTCACAGAGTGTGAACTTGACAAGCCATGCTGAAAACTCTGGGATCTCGGCAGTGATAAATGCAG GAATGAGTAAGcttttgagttcggaaaattcAAATCTAAGAAAGCGCCCGAGGACAGAAGAAATAATTTTTGAGCAAGATCCTCATCCAAAATCGCAACGGACAAGTGGGCCTTTTTCTGAAGCATGTCTG GTGTCAATGACTGAAGCTGGAGCTGGAGCTGGAGCTGGCACGCATGGTAGTATTTCCCTGGAAGGTCCTCAGCATGAACTTGAACACGCCTAG
- the LOC127292003 gene encoding uncharacterized protein isoform X1 gives MASSVPDNVLVMPHDVASYGESIGPVDYGCVRRYRHRRLLTFLWLHGFRDALRGLLNETDALMSVEHLSRLVQQGLWDDAVTYVSRFLRPVTHPQSDEAQVLIHFLRHHRAFAGMVAGQKNRDIKYFNYKYNSRYLKHDDSVSHDALRLRSIVLSLLHSERVRASLDWDRVRHKASLIVQDLAYKAPELKDLALFPAGSMMPHDVLPIGFRYRRRRYVKEQDLPGSKTLTKIFLKIKKRLPSSTRSHELNTGLTDKTRKWLVDILDESLQAGSLELQSSGKEGVPGATVSHTMLNTLTNLTRNSVAGTPSLANADAHVAPVLQTMSGTLTVPAKISGISSVKNSGAPVSAVSQSVNLTSHAENSGISAVINAGMSKLLSSENSNLRKRPRTEEIIFEQDPHPKSQRTSGPFSEACLVSMTEAGAGAGAGTHGSISLEGPQHELEHA, from the exons ATGGCGAGCTCCGTCCCCGATAACGTTTTGGTCATGCCACATGACGTGGCCTCCTACGGCGAGTCCATTGGCCCCGTCGACTACGGCTGCGTGCGGCGGTACCGCCACCGCCGGCTCCTCACCTTCCTCTGGCTCCACGGCTTCCGCGACGCTCTCCGAGG GCTGCTCAACGAGACGGACGCGCTCATGAGCGTCGAGCACCTGTCGCGCCTCGTGCAGCAGGGCCTGTGGGACGACGCCGTCACCTACGTTTCCCGCTTCCTGCGACCCGTCACGCACCCGCAGAGCGACGAGGCCCAGGTGCTCATCCACTTCCTCAGGCACCACAGGGCCttcgccggcatggtcgccggaCAGAAAAACCGCGATATCAAGTACTTCAACTACAAGTACAACTCACGGTACCTCAAGCATGACGACTCCGTCTCCCACGACGCCCTCAGGCTCCGTTCCATCGTCCTCTCCCTGCTCCACTCCGAACGAGTCAG GGCCTCACTGGACTGGGACCGCGTTCGTCACAAGGCCTCTCTCATCGTCCAAGACTTGGCTTACAAGGCTCCTGAGCTGAAAGACCTGGCCCTGTTCCCGGCCGGATCAATGATGCCACACGATGTACTTCCCATCGGATTCAG ATACCGTCGGAGGCGCTACGTCAAGGAACAAGACCTGCCAGGATCTAAAACTCTGACCAAGATCTTCCTTAAGATCAAGAAGAG GCTACCATCGTCAACTCGCAGTCATGAGTTAAACACTG GATTGACAGACAAGACAAGGAAGTGGCTGGTAGATATTCTTG ATGAAAGTTTACAAGCTGGTAGTCTGGAACTTCAGTCAAGTGGGAAGGAAG GTGTTCCTGGTGCTACAGTCTCGCACACCATGTTGAATACCTTGACAAATCTTACTAGAAACTCTGTGGCTGGGACCCCTTCACTGGCAAATGCAG ATGCTCATGTTGCTCCAGTTTTGCAGACTATGTCTGGTACATTGACAGTTCCTGCTAAAATATCCGGTATCTCATCTGTGAAAAATTCAG GTGCTCCTGTTTCCGCAGTCTCACAGAGTGTGAACTTGACAAGCCATGCTGAAAACTCTGGGATCTCGGCAGTGATAAATGCAG GAATGAGTAAGcttttgagttcggaaaattcAAATCTAAGAAAGCGCCCGAGGACAGAAGAAATAATTTTTGAGCAAGATCCTCATCCAAAATCGCAACGGACAAGTGGGCCTTTTTCTGAAGCATGTCTG GTGTCAATGACTGAAGCTGGAGCTGGAGCTGGAGCTGGCACGCATGGTAGTATTTCCCTGGAAGGTCCTCAGCATGAACTTGAACACGCCTAG